In Trichormus variabilis 0441, a single genomic region encodes these proteins:
- the iscB gene encoding RNA-guided endonuclease IscB gives MSKVFVLDTEKRPLDPIHSAQARQLLRNKKAAVFRRFPFTIILKESRADASVSDLRIKLDPGAKITGIALVNDSTGEVVFAADLKHRGFAIRDALISRRQLRRTRRNRKTRYRKPRFLNRTRSEGWLAPSLMSRVHNVETWVNRLRKFAPITAISTELVKFDMQLMRNPEIEGKEYQQGTLAGYETREFLLEKWNRQCAYCGIKDIPLQIEHIHSRSKGGSNSITNLTLSCEKCNVKKGTKDIKDFLKKDPTRLQKILAQAKKPLADAAAVNATRYKLLEVLKSTDLPVECGSGGLTKFNRTNQQLQKTHWLDAACVGQSTPILIIKGIKPLLITANGHGTRQMCRTDKFGFPNRYVPKLKFIKGFQTGDIVKAVVTNGKKIGEYIGRVAVRSTGSFNISAQRGLIQGINYKFCKSIHKKDGYSYSS, from the coding sequence ATGTCCAAAGTATTTGTTTTAGATACCGAAAAAAGACCCTTAGACCCAATTCATTCGGCGCAAGCTAGACAGTTATTACGAAACAAAAAAGCAGCAGTATTTCGGCGTTTTCCTTTCACAATTATTCTGAAAGAATCTAGAGCAGATGCATCTGTATCTGACTTGAGAATTAAGCTAGACCCTGGAGCTAAAATAACGGGAATAGCATTAGTCAATGATTCCACAGGTGAAGTAGTTTTTGCTGCTGATTTAAAGCATAGAGGCTTCGCTATCAGAGATGCTTTGATTTCCAGAAGGCAACTAAGACGTACTAGGAGGAATCGCAAAACACGATACAGAAAACCCAGATTTCTCAACAGAACTAGATCAGAAGGATGGTTAGCTCCTAGCCTTATGAGTCGGGTTCACAATGTTGAAACATGGGTAAACAGATTACGCAAATTCGCACCAATCACAGCGATTAGTACCGAATTAGTCAAGTTTGATATGCAATTAATGCGTAATCCTGAAATCGAAGGTAAGGAATATCAACAAGGTACGTTAGCTGGATATGAAACCAGAGAATTTCTTCTAGAAAAATGGAACAGACAATGCGCCTATTGTGGTATCAAAGATATACCTTTACAGATTGAACACATTCACTCACGCTCAAAGGGAGGTTCTAATTCAATCACTAACCTTACTTTGAGTTGCGAAAAATGTAACGTCAAAAAAGGGACTAAAGATATTAAAGACTTTCTCAAAAAAGATCCCACTAGATTACAGAAAATTTTGGCACAAGCCAAGAAACCATTAGCTGATGCAGCAGCAGTCAATGCCACTAGATACAAACTTCTAGAGGTTTTAAAATCAACTGACTTACCCGTTGAGTGCGGTTCTGGTGGATTAACGAAGTTCAATAGAACTAATCAACAATTACAAAAAACTCATTGGTTAGACGCTGCTTGTGTTGGTCAATCAACTCCAATATTAATTATCAAAGGTATCAAACCGTTGTTAATTACCGCTAATGGGCACGGAACAAGGCAGATGTGTAGAACTGACAAATTTGGATTTCCTAATAGATATGTTCCCAAACTGAAATTTATCAAAGGTTTTCAGACAGGTGATATTGTTAAAGCTGTTGTCACCAATGGAAAAAAAATTGGTGAATACATTGGACGTGTAGCTGTACGTTCTACAGGTAGCTTTAATATCTCTGCTCAGAGAGGATTGATTCAAGGAATAAACTATAAGTTCTGTAAATCAATTCACAAAAAAGATGGTTACAGTTATTCAAGTTAA
- a CDS encoding nucleotidyltransferase family protein, whose product MSNIGIIILAAGASTRLGQPKQILAYQGKSLIRHITEAAINSQCRPVVVVLGAYVETIEPHLRNLDIHIVYNQKWSTGMASSIRCGLNAIEAIASEIEAIVLMLCDQPFVSSDLINQLVTRYQATNSMIVASEYAGILGVPTIFHKTLFSELALLQDDIGARKIIRQHYSNCSSIYFAEGVIDVDTLEDYEQLHKHHR is encoded by the coding sequence ATGTCTAACATTGGCATTATAATTTTGGCAGCAGGCGCTTCTACAAGGCTTGGTCAGCCTAAACAGATCCTAGCTTACCAAGGTAAATCACTAATTCGACATATCACGGAAGCGGCGATTAATTCTCAGTGTCGGCCAGTTGTTGTTGTGTTGGGTGCTTACGTCGAAACTATTGAGCCGCATCTGAGAAATTTAGATATCCACATTGTTTATAATCAAAAATGGTCAACTGGTATGGCCAGTTCCATTCGATGTGGACTAAATGCTATTGAGGCGATCGCATCTGAGATTGAAGCGATCGTACTGATGTTATGCGATCAACCGTTTGTTTCCTCCGACCTGATTAATCAACTTGTTACAAGATATCAAGCTACAAATTCGATGATAGTTGCTTCGGAATACGCGGGTATCCTTGGTGTTCCTACTATATTTCACAAAACGTTATTTTCAGAACTAGCTCTTCTTCAGGATGATATCGGTGCTAGAAAAATCATTCGTCAGCATTATTCAAACTGTTCAAGCATTTATTTTGCTGAGGGAGTTATTGATGTAGATACTCTTGAGGATTATGAACAACTTCACAAGCATCATCGTTAA
- a CDS encoding FAD binding domain-containing protein, with translation MKSFKYSSATDAASAVGTVSANQTAQFLAGGTNLIDLMKEYVERPSELVDILGLNLAEIRSTSNGISIGALAKNTDTANHALVRQNYPLLSMAILAGATVQLRNMATNGGNLMQRTRCQYFYDIAMPCNKREPGSGCGALQGLNRIHAIFGYSDKCVATYPGDMANALYALDAVVKVRGTNGRERTIPIQDFHRLPGDTPEKDNNLQHGELIVAIEMPRNNFADKSYYLKVRDRTSYAFALLAVAAALETRGNNIKQARVVLGSVAHKPWRSGEAERVLIGKPATEETFRAAAEVAFKDAKPLEHNGYKVELGKRAIVLALQRAMSGGVA, from the coding sequence ATGAAATCGTTTAAATATTCTAGCGCAACCGACGCAGCAAGCGCCGTTGGCACCGTTTCCGCTAATCAAACGGCACAGTTTCTCGCAGGCGGGACAAATTTGATTGATTTGATGAAAGAATACGTCGAGCGTCCCAGCGAACTTGTTGACATCTTAGGTTTGAATCTGGCGGAAATTCGATCGACCTCGAACGGAATTTCTATCGGCGCGTTAGCCAAAAATACTGATACGGCTAACCATGCGCTCGTCCGGCAAAATTACCCGCTTCTGTCAATGGCGATTTTAGCTGGTGCCACCGTACAGCTTCGCAATATGGCGACCAACGGGGGAAATTTAATGCAGCGCACCCGTTGCCAGTATTTTTACGACATCGCTATGCCGTGTAACAAACGCGAGCCTGGCAGCGGATGCGGAGCGCTTCAGGGACTCAATCGCATTCATGCCATTTTTGGCTACAGCGATAAATGCGTGGCAACTTACCCAGGCGATATGGCGAATGCGCTTTATGCGCTTGACGCGGTTGTGAAGGTTCGGGGCACGAACGGGCGAGAACGCACAATCCCGATCCAGGATTTTCATCGCTTGCCGGGCGACACGCCGGAAAAAGATAACAATCTTCAGCATGGGGAATTGATCGTTGCCATCGAAATGCCGAGGAATAACTTCGCCGACAAGTCTTATTACCTAAAAGTTCGCGATCGCACTTCATATGCTTTCGCACTGCTTGCCGTTGCTGCTGCTTTAGAAACAAGAGGCAACAACATCAAACAGGCACGCGTTGTTTTGGGAAGCGTCGCGCATAAACCTTGGCGTTCAGGCGAAGCGGAAAGAGTTTTGATCGGAAAACCAGCGACGGAAGAAACTTTTCGGGCTGCTGCCGAAGTGGCTTTCAAAGATGCGAAACCGCTTGAACATAACGGTTATAAAGTCGAACTCGGAAAACGCGCCATTGTTCTCGCTTTGCAGCGAGCGATGTCGGGCGGTGTTGCGTAA
- the ssb gene encoding single-stranded DNA-binding protein gives MNYINKVMLVGRCGQEPDLKFFESGAVKASISIAVRPPYRSEQALWFDLVAWGNQAEVIGNYVRKGTQIAITGEFGFDRWADKNSGTMRQKPVITINTIELLGSPRKEESTSTSLPNETQAVANANF, from the coding sequence ATGAACTATATCAACAAAGTCATGCTAGTTGGCAGATGTGGACAAGAACCCGATCTAAAATTTTTCGAGTCGGGCGCAGTTAAAGCTTCAATCTCTATTGCAGTAAGACCACCCTACAGAAGTGAACAAGCTCTTTGGTTTGATTTAGTCGCTTGGGGAAATCAAGCAGAAGTGATTGGAAATTACGTTCGTAAAGGAACTCAAATTGCAATTACTGGTGAGTTTGGATTTGATCGTTGGGCTGATAAAAATTCTGGCACTATGCGGCAAAAGCCTGTAATCACAATCAACACCATCGAATTACTAGGTTCACCCCGTAAGGAAGAATCTACATCTACTTCTTTACCAAACGAAACACAGGCTGTAGCTAACGCAAATTTCTAG
- a CDS encoding XdhC family protein: MNELQHILQAFVHTQKSAQRSALAMVVQTSGSVYRRPGARMLLVEDGQMINAISGGCLEGDVFERAQSLMFGGGEPIVVRYDTTSDEDIVFGFGLGCNGVVDVLIESLGDETAASQMSFIQDCLQSGQVGAIATVFKIEGASDITVGSRMMLKSDGTVINHVANIFIAQKIEIDTHQALRKKQTCVQSYTLPQGRVDVLIEVIHPLVPLLVFGSGYDTIPVVHLAKHLGWHVTVIDDRPGYLRGDRFPQVDQILWCELNDSHSYKHLLTPQTVAVVMTHRYLSDLAFLKTLIPSQVRYLGVLGPKRRMQKLWDDLSEENIITTSAQEQRIYNPVGLDIAAETPQEIALSIVAEIQAVIGGGRGSFLRDRPGSIHSLLEQPCLTLAL, from the coding sequence ATGAACGAGTTACAGCATATCCTGCAAGCATTTGTACATACCCAAAAGTCAGCACAGCGTAGTGCTTTAGCAATGGTAGTACAAACAAGTGGCTCGGTTTATCGCCGACCAGGGGCGAGGATGTTACTGGTTGAAGATGGACAAATGATTAATGCGATTAGCGGTGGCTGTTTGGAAGGTGATGTTTTTGAACGGGCGCAATCGCTGATGTTTGGCGGTGGTGAACCGATAGTAGTAAGATATGACACTACATCGGATGAAGACATTGTATTTGGCTTTGGGTTGGGGTGTAATGGCGTTGTCGATGTTTTGATTGAATCTTTAGGTGATGAAACTGCTGCCAGCCAAATGTCTTTCATTCAAGATTGTTTGCAGTCTGGGCAAGTGGGAGCGATCGCTACTGTCTTTAAAATAGAGGGAGCGTCAGATATTACAGTTGGTTCTCGAATGATGCTGAAATCAGATGGCACTGTCATCAATCACGTTGCTAATATTTTCATTGCTCAAAAGATAGAAATAGACACTCACCAAGCACTGAGAAAAAAACAAACTTGCGTACAATCATATACTTTACCTCAAGGACGCGTTGATGTGTTGATTGAAGTAATTCATCCATTAGTACCACTGCTCGTATTTGGTTCTGGATATGATACGATTCCCGTGGTGCATTTGGCGAAACATCTGGGTTGGCACGTTACCGTAATTGACGATCGACCAGGGTATTTGAGGGGCGATCGCTTTCCTCAAGTTGACCAAATTCTCTGGTGCGAACTCAATGATTCCCACTCATACAAACATTTGCTGACACCGCAAACTGTAGCAGTTGTCATGACACACCGCTATCTAAGCGACCTAGCATTTCTCAAGACTCTGATTCCGTCCCAGGTGCGTTACCTGGGAGTGTTAGGCCCAAAACGCCGGATGCAAAAATTGTGGGATGATCTGTCTGAAGAAAATATCATTACCACATCTGCACAAGAACAACGAATTTATAACCCTGTAGGACTAGACATTGCTGCGGAAACACCCCAAGAAATCGCCCTGTCCATCGTGGCAGAAATTCAAGCTGTAATTGGCGGAGGTAGGGGTAGTTTCTTGCGCGATCGCCCAGGCTCGATCCACTCTCTCTTAGAGCAACCATGTCTAACATTGGCATTATAA
- a CDS encoding xanthine dehydrogenase family protein molybdopterin-binding subunit, with protein MARYIGKEMSRVDGIAKVTGKAKYAAEFQVSNLAYGFIVLGTVAKGTIKSIDTGEAERAAGVIRVFTHLNTPKLDPKFSMVQAPSRATDEQDKSFRALQSDKIFFNMQPVALVVAETYEQARYAARLVKVSYNTEPHTTDTEAVRAIARVPTQAPPLKPRGNPEETMRTAAIETQPLVVEHTLTRGNPEETMRTAAVKVEAEYRIPIEHHNPIEPHAAIAVWQGDKLTIFDKTQGVYGVRAHLASSFGVPEENVSVLSPFVGGAFGSSLRPNYYPALTAMAARELKRPVKVVYTRTQMFTGHGYRPYTIQKVALGAERSGKLSTMIHEVVHNTSNIEEFSDETTLFTRQVYACPNLYAPLKITNTDLPTPTWMRAPGAVSGMFALECAMDELAYALKIDPLELRLINYAEVDPESGKPFSSKALRECYRLGAEKFGWKKRQFEPRSMRDGRLLVGWGMATGVWGAFQMPAAALITLRVDGTAQVASATSDIGPGTYTVMTMIAAEYLGLKLEQVKFELGDTKFPRSPSQGGSWTTASVGSAVRGAALAIGTKLLALANQEPNSPLKGAAAADVEMLDGRLRLKSDPSRFVNISGVMKRNGLTAITETFESRPSEEREKYATLAHGAQFIEVKVDPDVGTVHVTRAIEVTASGKIMNPKASHSQEFGGVVWGIGMALQEATEIDHRYGRIMNPNLQHYHVPVNADILEIETIFVEEDDKIVNPLGVKGMGELGMVGIPAAIANAVFHATGKRIRDLPITPDKLL; from the coding sequence ATGGCAAGATACATCGGAAAAGAAATGAGCCGCGTAGACGGCATCGCCAAAGTGACGGGCAAGGCAAAATACGCCGCAGAATTTCAGGTTTCCAATCTCGCTTACGGTTTTATCGTGCTGGGAACCGTAGCAAAGGGCACGATTAAATCAATCGACACGGGTGAGGCTGAACGCGCTGCGGGCGTAATTCGCGTCTTCACGCACCTGAACACACCAAAGCTCGATCCGAAGTTTTCTATGGTGCAGGCTCCGTCGCGCGCTACCGATGAGCAAGACAAGTCGTTTCGGGCGCTCCAGTCCGACAAAATCTTCTTCAATATGCAGCCTGTGGCACTCGTCGTTGCTGAGACATACGAGCAGGCGCGTTATGCGGCACGTCTGGTCAAAGTCTCCTACAACACAGAGCCGCACACGACCGACACCGAGGCGGTGCGAGCGATCGCGCGCGTCCCCACCCAAGCGCCGCCTCTAAAGCCGCGCGGTAATCCCGAAGAGACGATGCGTACAGCGGCGATTGAGACTCAGCCGTTAGTTGTTGAACATACTTTAACGCGCGGTAATCCGGAAGAGACGATGCGTACAGCGGCTGTGAAGGTAGAGGCCGAGTACCGCATTCCTATCGAGCACCACAACCCCATAGAGCCGCACGCGGCCATCGCGGTCTGGCAAGGCGACAAGCTCACGATCTTCGACAAGACGCAGGGGGTCTATGGCGTGCGTGCACATTTGGCTTCGAGCTTCGGCGTGCCTGAGGAAAACGTGAGCGTGCTTTCACCCTTCGTCGGCGGGGCTTTCGGATCGTCGCTGCGCCCGAACTATTATCCGGCGCTGACAGCGATGGCGGCCCGGGAACTCAAACGCCCAGTCAAGGTCGTTTATACGCGCACACAAATGTTCACTGGCCACGGCTATCGTCCGTACACGATTCAGAAGGTCGCGCTCGGCGCAGAGCGATCGGGAAAGCTCTCCACGATGATTCATGAAGTCGTACACAACACCTCCAACATCGAGGAGTTCTCAGACGAAACCACACTTTTCACGCGCCAGGTCTACGCCTGCCCGAACCTCTACGCGCCGCTGAAGATTACCAACACTGACCTCCCCACCCCGACCTGGATGCGTGCACCGGGGGCCGTTAGCGGTATGTTTGCGCTCGAATGCGCGATGGACGAGCTGGCCTACGCGCTCAAGATCGACCCGCTCGAACTACGGCTGATCAACTACGCCGAAGTAGACCCCGAGAGCGGCAAGCCATTTTCGAGTAAGGCGTTGCGGGAGTGCTATCGGCTCGGCGCGGAAAAATTCGGTTGGAAGAAGCGCCAGTTTGAGCCGCGCTCAATGCGCGACGGACGCCTACTCGTCGGTTGGGGTATGGCAACCGGCGTCTGGGGCGCTTTCCAGATGCCTGCTGCCGCCCTCATCACGCTGCGGGTGGATGGCACGGCGCAAGTTGCTAGTGCGACCAGTGACATCGGCCCCGGCACCTACACCGTGATGACCATGATCGCTGCTGAGTATCTGGGGCTGAAGTTGGAGCAGGTGAAATTTGAACTCGGCGACACGAAGTTCCCTCGCTCACCGTCGCAGGGGGGATCTTGGACGACGGCGAGCGTCGGCTCGGCCGTGCGCGGCGCGGCTCTGGCCATCGGCACGAAGTTGCTCGCACTCGCAAACCAGGAACCGAATTCTCCGCTCAAGGGGGCAGCCGCCGCCGATGTCGAGATGCTCGACGGGAGACTGCGACTAAAAAGCGACCCGTCGCGTTTCGTCAATATCTCTGGAGTGATGAAGCGTAATGGTCTCACCGCAATCACGGAAACATTCGAGTCGCGTCCCTCAGAGGAGCGCGAGAAGTATGCGACGTTGGCGCACGGCGCGCAGTTCATTGAAGTGAAGGTCGATCCAGATGTGGGGACTGTCCACGTTACGCGGGCCATTGAAGTGACTGCCAGCGGCAAGATCATGAATCCGAAGGCCTCGCACAGCCAGGAATTTGGCGGCGTTGTCTGGGGCATCGGCATGGCACTGCAAGAGGCGACTGAAATCGACCATCGTTACGGGCGGATCATGAACCCGAATTTGCAGCACTACCATGTGCCGGTTAATGCCGATATCTTGGAGATCGAAACGATCTTTGTTGAGGAGGACGATAAAATCGTCAATCCGCTCGGTGTTAAAGGCATGGGCGAACTCGGTATGGTCGGAATTCCGGCAGCGATCGCCAATGCGGTTTTTCACGCGACCGGCAAGCGAATCAGAGATTTGCCCATCACGCCTGACAAACTCTTGTAG
- a CDS encoding general stress protein: MITTDNKHAVGVFTNRKAVEQSVNELKASSFPMEKVAIFAKFADRINPIGEVSVSSRINNQSVDTTGAVGDALTASFWGSVLVGLSSLVLPGGIGVIIAVGSVGTAFIISVAGVAVSTIATNHLVKVLASLGIPEDRARRYCDRIQCCEYLLVLKGKDEEIQNAEVILKKHDINYWGIYELPQV; the protein is encoded by the coding sequence ATGATTACAACAGATAACAAGCACGCTGTTGGAGTATTTACTAACCGTAAAGCAGTGGAGCAATCAGTTAATGAATTGAAAGCCTCAAGCTTTCCAATGGAAAAAGTTGCGATTTTTGCAAAATTTGCAGATCGCATAAATCCTATTGGCGAAGTATCAGTCAGTTCGCGTATCAACAATCAAAGTGTAGATACAACTGGAGCAGTTGGTGACGCTTTAACTGCAAGTTTTTGGGGAAGCGTATTAGTTGGTCTTAGCAGTTTGGTACTTCCTGGCGGTATTGGAGTAATAATTGCAGTCGGTTCGGTTGGAACAGCATTCATTATCAGTGTAGCGGGTGTTGCAGTTAGTACTATAGCCACAAATCATTTAGTAAAGGTGCTAGCTAGTTTAGGTATTCCTGAAGACCGAGCTAGACGTTATTGCGATCGCATCCAGTGCTGTGAATATTTACTAGTACTAAAAGGCAAAGATGAGGAGATTCAAAATGCTGAAGTCATTTTGAAGAAGCATGATATTAACTATTGGGGTATCTATGAGCTACCACAGGTTTAA
- a CDS encoding ParA family protein — protein sequence MSSTKIIATFNQSGGAAKTTITHNLGYHLAKKHRVLLVDMDPQASLTAFMGLGEVKLQTEQTIYGAIAEETPLYIWEKPIHGMHLVPTNIQLAGTEQKIFHDLTIDNRQRLKFVLSNVLDQYDYILIDCPPSLGILSIMSLVAASHVIIPVETQYKCYLGTNQLLETIARLKKGGHQKLQIACIIPTKYDNRNLQDTGILEEIKQQVEGRIHVTAPIPKSTAFPDATQAHLPLALHKKNHPAVSILEEITKYITQLSVTQGQSH from the coding sequence ATGTCATCAACCAAAATAATTGCCACTTTCAATCAGTCAGGTGGTGCAGCTAAAACGACTATTACACACAATCTTGGATACCACCTTGCTAAAAAACACCGTGTACTGCTTGTGGATATGGACCCACAAGCATCACTAACAGCTTTTATGGGATTAGGGGAAGTCAAGCTGCAAACTGAACAAACTATCTATGGTGCGATCGCTGAAGAAACTCCCCTGTATATATGGGAAAAACCTATTCACGGGATGCACTTGGTACCAACAAATATCCAATTGGCAGGTACGGAGCAAAAAATTTTTCATGACTTGACCATCGACAACCGCCAACGGCTCAAGTTTGTGCTATCAAATGTACTTGACCAGTATGATTATATTTTGATTGATTGCCCGCCTTCTCTAGGAATCCTAAGCATTATGAGCTTAGTCGCTGCTTCACACGTTATTATTCCTGTTGAAACACAATACAAATGCTATCTCGGCACCAACCAACTGCTAGAAACAATTGCCCGGCTCAAAAAAGGAGGACACCAAAAATTACAAATTGCCTGTATAATTCCAACCAAATACGATAATCGTAATCTTCAAGACACAGGAATACTGGAAGAAATTAAACAACAGGTTGAAGGACGGATACACGTTACTGCCCCCATTCCTAAATCAACAGCTTTTCCTGACGCAACCCAAGCACATCTACCACTTGCACTCCACAAGAAAAACCACCCCGCAGTTAGCATACTCGAAGAAATTACAAAATATATTACTCAACTGTCAGTAACTCAGGGACAAAGCCACTGA
- a CDS encoding 2Fe-2S iron-sulfur cluster-binding protein, with translation MDDNQERQDFDLTESDEQLSADEKTLLDELGIVGAARRKFLEQNMAAALGTFAFHLLAKEEVFATLAASPDAVFASTAGVENAVKVLLKINGSTQRLEVDSRTVLLDALRERLGLTGTKKGCDQGQCGACTVIVDGRRVLSCLTLAASCEGKEVTTIEGLADADNLHPMQAAFIKHDGFQCGYCTPGQICSAVALLQEAKNGDVSHVTNNLRTSPQNLELSDEEIRERMSGNICRCGAYPGIVAAIKEVHSGRETAQTRHFASDEEIAIAFNEGKADEIV, from the coding sequence ATGGACGACAATCAAGAACGACAAGACTTCGATCTAACCGAAAGCGATGAGCAACTCAGCGCGGACGAAAAAACACTACTCGACGAACTCGGTATTGTCGGTGCTGCTCGCCGAAAATTCTTGGAGCAAAACATGGCTGCGGCACTCGGCACCTTCGCCTTCCACCTGCTGGCTAAAGAGGAGGTCTTTGCCACGCTCGCCGCTTCGCCCGACGCAGTGTTCGCTTCGACCGCTGGGGTGGAAAACGCCGTTAAGGTCTTGTTGAAAATCAACGGCTCTACTCAACGCCTGGAAGTGGATTCGCGCACGGTGCTGCTCGATGCCCTACGCGAAAGACTTGGATTGACCGGCACCAAAAAAGGGTGCGATCAAGGACAGTGCGGTGCTTGTACAGTGATCGTTGACGGACGCCGCGTGCTTTCGTGTCTGACACTTGCCGCGAGCTGCGAGGGAAAAGAGGTGACGACTATCGAAGGGCTGGCTGACGCCGACAATCTTCATCCGATGCAGGCGGCGTTCATCAAACACGACGGCTTCCAGTGCGGCTACTGCACGCCGGGGCAGATATGTTCGGCAGTGGCGCTTTTGCAGGAAGCCAAAAACGGCGACGTGAGTCACGTCACTAACAATTTGCGGACGAGTCCCCAGAATTTAGAACTCTCTGATGAAGAAATCAGAGAACGCATGAGCGGCAACATTTGCCGTTGCGGCGCTTATCCAGGAATCGTTGCGGCAATCAAAGAAGTTCATTCCGGGCGCGAAACAGCCCAGACCAGGCATTTTGCAAGCGATGAAGAAATTGCCATTGCATTCAATGAGGGCAAAGCCGATGAAATCGTTTAA
- a CDS encoding ParB/RepB/Spo0J family partition protein: MSQKRELEKLTGLDNLFGDDEEKSLSDSTLPLSQIILPPSQPRRYFDPVKLKSLADSIKEVGLLEPIVVRKIQEDKYEMVAGERRLKACEIAKLEAIPVVIIECDEKKARKLRLVENLQREDLNAYEETIGILELLAEELDIDQETVVKLLYDMNNESKGNSNHNVMVSEEGRIIQDVFSKLGKITWQSFVANRLPLLKLHLDIQTALQKGEIEYTKAKEINRIKNDDERQKVLNKAIAEGLSLSEIRILVVNILQQQSENKPSSHNQEQKEKADKIYKALRKSKIWNDEKKLKKINKLFAQIEALLEEENKDDPSLQQGSLVSENSL; the protein is encoded by the coding sequence ATGAGCCAAAAACGCGAACTAGAAAAACTAACCGGACTGGATAATTTATTTGGAGATGACGAAGAAAAATCTTTATCCGATTCCACTTTACCCTTATCTCAAATTATCCTTCCGCCGAGTCAGCCTCGTCGTTATTTTGACCCTGTAAAACTCAAATCACTCGCTGACAGTATCAAGGAAGTAGGGTTACTAGAACCCATTGTCGTTAGAAAGATTCAGGAAGACAAGTACGAGATGGTCGCTGGTGAACGCCGTCTCAAAGCTTGTGAAATAGCAAAACTTGAGGCAATACCCGTAGTCATTATTGAGTGCGACGAGAAAAAAGCTCGTAAACTACGCTTAGTTGAAAACCTCCAAAGGGAAGACCTCAATGCTTACGAGGAAACTATCGGAATTCTCGAATTACTAGCTGAAGAACTCGATATTGACCAAGAGACAGTGGTCAAACTGCTCTATGACATGAATAATGAAAGCAAAGGTAATTCTAACCATAACGTTATGGTTAGTGAAGAAGGACGAATCATACAAGATGTATTCTCGAAGTTAGGAAAAATTACTTGGCAGTCATTTGTAGCTAATCGTCTTCCTTTACTCAAACTCCATTTGGATATCCAAACTGCATTGCAAAAAGGCGAAATTGAATACACAAAAGCTAAGGAAATCAACCGGATAAAAAATGATGATGAAAGACAGAAAGTTTTAAATAAAGCGATCGCAGAAGGTTTATCACTATCTGAAATTAGGATTCTAGTAGTAAATATTCTTCAGCAACAGTCAGAAAATAAGCCATCATCTCATAACCAAGAGCAAAAAGAAAAAGCTGACAAAATATACAAAGCACTTAGAAAAAGTAAAATTTGGAATGATGAGAAAAAGCTAAAAAAAATTAATAAGCTTTTTGCTCAAATTGAAGCACTTCTAGAAGAAGAAAACAAAGATGATCCTTCTTTACAGCAAGGTAGTCTAGTCTCGGAGAACTCTTTGTAA
- a CDS encoding HdeD family acid-resistance protein — protein sequence MTSEDFRETRTNSALPIVLGVLMILLGIAAIAEPFIATIAITIVFSWTLIIAGIVRIVHAFQSRHKRGFWTTLVVGVLYVIGGILLLSNIFGAALSLTLAFGLIIFIEGVLEVIAAFQMRQDPNWGWVLFSGIMAIILGILILAQWPVSTVWVLGVFVGINFLLTGVWMIMLSLASRSLPDHRARV from the coding sequence ATGACTTCTGAAGATTTTAGAGAAACCAGAACAAATTCAGCATTGCCAATTGTCTTAGGTGTTTTGATGATTCTGCTGGGAATTGCAGCGATCGCAGAACCATTTATTGCCACTATTGCCATCACAATCGTATTCTCCTGGACTTTAATTATTGCTGGCATCGTCCGAATTGTTCATGCATTTCAATCACGTCACAAACGAGGCTTCTGGACAACACTAGTAGTTGGTGTTCTATACGTAATTGGTGGGATTCTGCTGCTTAGCAACATCTTTGGTGCTGCGCTCTCTCTCACCTTAGCTTTTGGATTGATCATTTTTATTGAGGGTGTATTGGAGGTGATTGCAGCATTTCAAATGCGTCAAGATCCAAACTGGGGTTGGGTACTATTTAGCGGGATCATGGCTATTATTCTAGGGATTTTGATTCTAGCTCAATGGCCTGTCAGCACAGTTTGGGTATTGGGAGTATTTGTAGGGATTAATTTTTTGTTGACGGGTGTTTGGATGATCATGCTTTCATTAGCTTCTCGTAGTCTTCCTGACCATAGGGCAAGAGTTTAA